One part of the Marinobacter sp. MDS2 genome encodes these proteins:
- a CDS encoding cytochrome c produces MKKIRLIATAALALSITLPAAAQMSIEDQITARQGAYQFMAWNMGKIKAQAIDGDVAYNADQMKAAANAIAAVANSGMGALFSPGSSLDKADDTRLKPEFFEQPEKAREVGINFGREANKLQAVAAEGDKAALARQFAAVGKTCKACHDNFRAK; encoded by the coding sequence ATGAAAAAAATACGCCTAATCGCCACCGCTGCTTTGGCACTGTCGATCACCCTGCCTGCGGCCGCCCAAATGAGCATCGAGGACCAGATCACCGCGCGCCAGGGCGCTTACCAGTTCATGGCCTGGAACATGGGCAAAATCAAAGCACAAGCTATCGACGGCGACGTTGCCTATAACGCCGACCAGATGAAAGCCGCCGCGAACGCCATTGCTGCGGTTGCCAACTCTGGCATGGGCGCGTTGTTTAGCCCGGGTTCATCCCTGGACAAAGCGGACGACACCCGCCTGAAGCCCGAATTTTTCGAACAGCCCGAAAAAGCCCGCGAAGTGGGAATAAACTTTGGCCGTGAAGCCAACAAGCTTCAAGCAGTTGCCGCCGAGGGCGATAAGGCCGCGCTGGCACGCCAGTTTGCTGCCGTCGGCAAGACGTGCAAAGCCTGCCACGACAACTTCCGCGCCAAGTAA
- a CDS encoding hotdog fold thioesterase, giving the protein MAIWTVTPSIEQMTEASKNTAVGHMGIEYLEIGDDYVKGRMPVDERTIQPFGILHGGSSVVLAETLGSMAANCALKDKGTVAVGLEINANHIRPVSSGWIYGTARAQHIGSATQVWEIRLENEQGKLTCISRLTMAITKRR; this is encoded by the coding sequence ATGGCAATTTGGACAGTAACCCCCAGTATTGAACAGATGACAGAAGCCAGCAAGAACACAGCGGTCGGTCATATGGGTATTGAATACCTCGAAATCGGTGACGATTATGTGAAAGGCCGCATGCCGGTGGATGAGCGCACCATCCAGCCATTTGGCATTTTGCACGGCGGCTCTTCGGTAGTGCTGGCGGAAACCCTCGGCAGTATGGCAGCCAACTGTGCGCTTAAAGACAAAGGGACTGTGGCGGTAGGGCTGGAGATCAACGCGAATCACATTCGCCCGGTCAGCAGTGGATGGATATACGGAACAGCCCGGGCCCAGCACATTGGCAGCGCGACCCAGGTTTGGGAAATCCGGCTGGAGAATGAACAGGGTAAGCTGACCTGTATTTCACGCTTGACCATGGCAATTACCAAGCGCCGGTAA
- a CDS encoding GGDEF domain-containing protein — translation MTSKIPSIELSDEPSTDSPAAMISAGGLQAVLDNLDALVYVSDFETYELLYMNAYGRRIWGETSGRKCWQVLQDSEGPCDFCTNHLLRSPDGSARPPHVWEFQNQVDQRWYQCRDQAIPWTNGKLVRLEIATDITDRKKIELALHKAHERAQTAALEDELTGLPNRRAFFQLGNHMLHQALRNHSTLSMVMVDLDFFKNINDTYGHQAGDEVLVRVSEVMQARLRESDLIARMGGEEFVLLLPETSTDKAREIAQQLLTLIRALGVPHEGDTIKLSASFGVTSIRPDDPNLEVLLQRADQALYQSKEQGRGRISLYVD, via the coding sequence ATGACCTCCAAGATACCGTCTATCGAGCTCTCGGATGAGCCGAGCACGGATTCCCCGGCCGCAATGATATCCGCAGGCGGCCTTCAAGCCGTGCTGGATAACCTCGACGCCCTGGTTTACGTCTCAGACTTTGAAACCTACGAACTGCTCTACATGAACGCCTACGGCCGCCGGATCTGGGGCGAAACCTCCGGCCGAAAATGTTGGCAGGTACTGCAAGACAGCGAAGGCCCTTGCGATTTCTGCACGAATCATTTGTTACGGTCGCCCGACGGTTCCGCCAGGCCTCCCCATGTTTGGGAGTTTCAGAACCAAGTTGACCAACGCTGGTATCAATGCCGGGACCAAGCCATTCCCTGGACCAACGGCAAACTTGTGCGACTGGAAATCGCCACCGACATCACCGACCGGAAAAAAATCGAACTGGCCTTACACAAAGCCCACGAACGAGCGCAGACAGCCGCTCTGGAAGATGAACTGACCGGGCTGCCGAACCGCCGGGCCTTCTTTCAGCTTGGCAATCACATGCTGCATCAAGCTTTGCGCAACCACTCAACGCTGTCGATGGTGATGGTGGATCTGGATTTCTTCAAAAACATTAACGACACCTACGGCCATCAAGCCGGCGACGAGGTGCTTGTTCGCGTATCGGAGGTCATGCAAGCGCGGCTTCGCGAATCGGATCTTATTGCCCGGATGGGTGGAGAAGAATTCGTACTGTTACTACCCGAAACATCCACTGACAAGGCCCGTGAAATCGCGCAGCAACTGCTAACGCTCATCCGTGCCTTGGGCGTGCCGCATGAAGGCGATACCATCAAGCTCAGCGCCAGCTTCGGCGTCACCAGCATCCGACCCGACGACCCCAACCTTGAAGTGCTTCTGCAGCGGGCTGACCAAGCTCTTTATCAATCAAAAGAACAGGGCCGGGGCCGAATCTCGCTCTACGTTGATTGA
- a CDS encoding YchJ family protein translates to MDATNSSVLCPCGSALGYARCCQPWHLGQPASAPEALMRSRYSAFVMKNAEYLLATWHADTRPSKLDLEDSPEWTSLQVISASEEGLAGKVHFRAFYRAGEGWGYLEEHSDFIKEGGRWYYLSGDTSEGQLKPGRNDACPCGSGRKYKVCCLRK, encoded by the coding sequence ATGGATGCAACAAATTCATCTGTGCTTTGTCCCTGCGGCAGTGCCTTAGGCTACGCACGTTGCTGCCAGCCGTGGCATCTCGGCCAGCCCGCCTCAGCGCCGGAAGCGTTGATGCGTTCTCGCTATTCGGCGTTTGTCATGAAAAACGCCGAATACTTGCTGGCGACCTGGCACGCTGATACCCGTCCTTCGAAGCTGGATTTGGAAGATTCACCGGAATGGACCTCGCTTCAGGTTATTTCGGCCAGTGAAGAGGGACTGGCCGGAAAGGTGCACTTTCGCGCGTTCTATCGTGCAGGCGAGGGCTGGGGCTACTTAGAGGAGCACTCGGATTTTATCAAAGAGGGTGGCCGTTGGTACTACCTGAGCGGTGATACGAGTGAAGGCCAGCTCAAACCCGGCCGAAACGATGCCTGCCCTTGCGGCAGTGGCCGTAAATACAAAGTGTGTTGTCTGCGCAAGTGA
- the rarD gene encoding EamA family transporter RarD encodes MNKAVSETSKGVAYGLAAYTLWGSFPLYFALFEGIPAWEVLIHRVVWSCVFLAVVISLLKRWSPVKTALKRPKRLGFVLACAIFIALNWGIYIYAVETRQVMQASLGYFLTPLVNVAMGLLVLGERISRLQVVAVVLAAVAIFYQIVLLGVLPWITLALAFSFGTYGLMRKKVDLDGLSGLFVETLLLLPLGLLALAWLSAQDLSHLTESTSSALLLMSSGIVTAIPLLAFAGAARRLRLSTVGFLMYINPTLQFLIAMYVFHEPLGTEKLISFVMIWVALAIYSWSAWSGRVRA; translated from the coding sequence ATGAACAAGGCAGTTTCGGAAACCAGCAAAGGTGTGGCATACGGGTTAGCGGCTTACACCCTGTGGGGCAGTTTTCCCCTGTATTTTGCGCTCTTTGAGGGCATTCCCGCCTGGGAGGTGCTGATTCACCGGGTGGTTTGGTCCTGCGTATTTCTTGCGGTGGTTATTTCGCTGCTGAAACGTTGGTCCCCGGTTAAAACTGCATTGAAACGCCCAAAACGGCTGGGCTTTGTACTGGCGTGCGCTATTTTCATTGCCCTGAACTGGGGAATCTATATCTACGCGGTGGAAACGCGGCAAGTGATGCAGGCCAGTCTGGGATACTTCCTGACGCCGTTGGTCAATGTGGCGATGGGGCTGCTGGTGCTAGGCGAGCGCATCTCCCGGTTGCAAGTGGTCGCGGTGGTGTTGGCGGCGGTGGCTATTTTTTACCAGATTGTTTTGCTGGGTGTGTTGCCGTGGATCACTTTGGCATTGGCGTTCAGCTTTGGCACCTACGGGCTGATGCGTAAAAAGGTCGATCTGGATGGTTTGTCGGGCCTGTTTGTTGAAACGCTCCTGCTGTTGCCGCTCGGCCTGCTGGCGTTGGCGTGGTTGTCGGCTCAGGATTTGTCGCATCTGACGGAAAGTACCAGCAGTGCGTTGCTGCTGATGTCCAGCGGAATAGTAACGGCGATTCCGTTGTTGGCCTTTGCCGGTGCCGCCCGCCGGTTGCGGCTGTCTACGGTCGGGTTTCTCATGTACATCAACCCTACCCTGCAGTTTCTGATTGCCATGTATGTGTTCCACGAGCCTTTGGGTACCGAGAAGCTGATCAGTTTCGTGATGATCTGGGTGGCGTTGGCAATCTACTCCTGGTCTGCCTGGAGCGGCAGGGTCCGAGCATGA
- a CDS encoding LysR family transcriptional regulator, translating to MKASQIKTFLSVVDHGSIAAAARHLNRSRTTVSTVLAALEDELGVELYERSGNQLHLTAIGQSIVTDCRRFDQVAGQIRSRCQHHLSGAESVLRIARDDAIPEVIWRDLLKRLKQKFPQTSLSVYLAPPRELTRLVRNQSVDVAYGLMPELLSEGYQWFRELADVRMLTVAAPGHPLCQLKRVTQDQLVAHTEVTMAYMEDAQLVAESPETANYLAFTQYELIRDAVIEGAGWADLPLPLIAEALRKEQLKTINHRSARWWKVFSALETEQAQGGAVVGWLANELEAYLETMV from the coding sequence GTGAAAGCATCACAAATCAAAACGTTTCTGTCGGTGGTCGATCACGGCAGCATTGCGGCTGCCGCACGACACCTGAATCGCAGCCGCACTACGGTCAGTACGGTTTTGGCAGCGCTGGAAGATGAGCTGGGGGTTGAGCTGTATGAACGCAGCGGCAACCAGTTACACCTGACGGCCATCGGGCAGTCCATCGTGACCGATTGTCGGCGCTTCGATCAGGTAGCCGGCCAGATTCGGTCACGCTGCCAACACCATTTAAGCGGTGCGGAGTCGGTGCTGCGAATCGCCCGCGACGATGCGATTCCGGAAGTGATCTGGCGGGATCTTCTCAAACGCCTGAAGCAGAAGTTTCCGCAAACCAGTTTGTCGGTGTACTTGGCACCGCCCCGTGAGCTCACTCGTCTGGTTCGCAACCAATCCGTCGATGTCGCCTACGGGTTGATGCCCGAACTGTTGAGCGAAGGCTATCAATGGTTTCGAGAGCTGGCTGACGTGCGCATGCTCACCGTAGCCGCGCCGGGCCATCCGCTGTGCCAGCTGAAACGGGTGACCCAGGATCAGCTGGTGGCCCACACGGAAGTGACCATGGCTTACATGGAAGACGCACAGCTGGTGGCGGAGTCTCCCGAAACCGCCAATTATCTCGCTTTTACACAATACGAACTGATTCGGGATGCGGTGATCGAGGGCGCGGGCTGGGCGGATTTGCCCTTACCGCTGATTGCAGAGGCACTGAGAAAGGAACAGTTGAAAACCATCAACCACCGGAGCGCGCGATGGTGGAAGGTTTTCAGTGCACTGGAAACAGAGCAAGCCCAAGGGGGTGCCGTCGTCGGTTGGCTTGCAAACGAACTGGAGGCCTATCTGGAAACCATGGTTTAA
- a CDS encoding cation diffusion facilitator family transporter, whose product MFTSLARENVALKLSAIGAGLFAVAGIVWGLWVDSLVILFDGAYSLVSLALSLLSLYAARLIRRPATKDYPFGMGAVEPLVIAVKGLVIGLVCVISFASAVVSVLQGGRPVEAGMALVFGAISVAGCLAVWAYLRWTSHRNGSGLVLAEQDQWLMDTVLSAAVMLGFAIAWLIERSQWSALSVYADPVMMMLISGYFMTVPVKMVLGAVRELLLAAPAAESMEEIHDTLKDLGVNPEAVKVAKLGPTLLLEAKLVRMG is encoded by the coding sequence ATGTTCACTTCTCTAGCGCGGGAAAATGTGGCGCTGAAATTGTCTGCGATCGGGGCCGGTTTGTTTGCGGTTGCCGGTATCGTGTGGGGCCTTTGGGTCGATTCTCTGGTTATTCTTTTCGATGGCGCCTATTCGTTGGTTAGCTTGGCGTTGTCGCTATTGTCCTTGTACGCCGCTCGTTTGATTCGCCGGCCGGCAACGAAAGACTATCCGTTCGGCATGGGTGCCGTAGAGCCTCTGGTGATTGCCGTTAAGGGCTTGGTGATTGGCTTGGTGTGTGTGATTTCGTTTGCCTCGGCGGTGGTTTCGGTGTTGCAGGGTGGCCGGCCGGTGGAAGCGGGTATGGCGCTGGTATTTGGTGCCATCAGTGTCGCCGGCTGTTTGGCGGTCTGGGCCTATCTGCGCTGGACCAGTCATCGTAACGGCTCGGGCCTTGTGTTGGCCGAACAAGATCAGTGGCTGATGGATACTGTATTGAGTGCGGCCGTGATGCTTGGTTTTGCTATTGCGTGGCTGATTGAGCGCAGTCAGTGGTCTGCGCTGTCGGTGTATGCGGATCCGGTGATGATGATGTTGATTTCGGGTTATTTCATGACGGTCCCGGTGAAAATGGTTCTGGGCGCCGTTCGGGAGTTGCTGTTAGCTGCCCCCGCGGCCGAAAGCATGGAGGAAATTCATGACACCCTGAAAGACCTAGGCGTGAATCCGGAGGCCGTGAAGGTGGCGAAGCTCGGGCCGACTCTGTTGTTAGAGGCGAAGTTGGTGCGTATGGGCTGA
- a CDS encoding methyl-accepting chemotaxis protein, protein MPLISALRIRTRLLIGVLVPVLLTAGAIAWISVAEIKAIGQTELDRLEAELFAAKKQGLRDLVEAVNDVVEEAKNNPDLSPEEAKNEARKRIRAISFGDSNYVFAYTRDVFNLAYAPNPDKEGPTSNPKVRGLVGDLFQAATNDGFHQYEWPNPASNGAIEPKLSYTTLVPGWDWMIGAGVYTADIEKVLAAAKQDVDDTLSEDMLFTLVATIVVVIVSLIVGLLIGRTVTVPLKRVSDTMQDIANGDGDLRQRLPENGTDELAELGQRFNQFVMKMQNTIREVGITTDQVASAAEELSRVANETSQSVQEQGSETDQIASAINEMAATIQQISGNTNEVESAASDADRMAREGGETIASAQGAVTQLSGEIESTAASINALAEKSGDIQQVLDVIHAVTEQTNLLALNAAIEAARAGEHGRGFSVVADEVRQLARRSAESADQIGEMIGGFVAETKASVERMNHSRRSSEETVERINHATSALNTIVGSIAQIHDQVTQIATAAEQQSQVAEEVNQNVVRIVDAAQRSDTGVTQTNEASHELARLGESLRELVAQFKV, encoded by the coding sequence ATGCCCCTGATAAGCGCCCTGCGAATACGAACTCGACTGTTGATTGGTGTACTGGTACCGGTGCTTCTGACGGCGGGGGCTATTGCCTGGATTTCGGTCGCTGAAATCAAAGCCATTGGCCAGACAGAGCTGGATCGGCTTGAAGCAGAGTTGTTCGCAGCAAAGAAACAGGGGCTTCGGGATTTGGTCGAGGCCGTCAACGATGTTGTTGAAGAGGCGAAGAACAACCCTGACTTGTCGCCGGAAGAAGCCAAAAACGAGGCACGAAAGCGCATTCGAGCCATCTCTTTTGGTGATTCGAACTACGTGTTCGCGTATACCCGAGATGTTTTCAATCTGGCTTATGCACCGAACCCCGACAAAGAAGGCCCCACTAGCAACCCGAAGGTCCGGGGTCTGGTCGGTGACCTGTTCCAGGCGGCGACCAACGATGGCTTTCACCAGTATGAATGGCCGAATCCAGCGTCAAATGGTGCGATTGAGCCAAAACTGTCTTACACCACTTTGGTGCCCGGCTGGGACTGGATGATCGGGGCGGGTGTTTACACTGCGGATATTGAGAAAGTGCTGGCGGCGGCCAAACAAGATGTCGACGATACATTATCAGAGGACATGTTGTTTACATTGGTTGCGACCATCGTTGTGGTCATCGTCTCTCTGATTGTGGGTTTGTTGATTGGCCGCACCGTGACCGTGCCTTTGAAAAGGGTCAGCGACACGATGCAGGACATCGCCAATGGAGACGGTGATTTGCGCCAACGTCTGCCGGAAAATGGCACGGATGAGCTCGCGGAATTGGGGCAGCGCTTCAACCAGTTCGTGATGAAAATGCAAAACACGATCCGTGAAGTGGGCATCACCACCGATCAAGTGGCCTCCGCGGCAGAAGAGCTCAGCCGGGTGGCGAATGAAACCAGTCAGTCGGTGCAGGAGCAGGGTTCTGAAACCGATCAGATTGCCTCGGCGATTAATGAAATGGCTGCGACCATCCAGCAAATATCCGGCAACACCAACGAAGTTGAAAGTGCTGCGTCGGATGCGGACAGAATGGCCCGTGAAGGGGGTGAGACGATCGCCAGTGCTCAGGGCGCGGTTACCCAGCTGTCTGGTGAAATCGAAAGCACCGCTGCCAGCATTAATGCGCTGGCCGAGAAGTCTGGCGACATTCAGCAGGTGCTGGATGTGATTCATGCGGTAACAGAGCAGACCAACTTGTTGGCACTGAACGCTGCAATCGAAGCCGCCCGAGCGGGCGAGCACGGTCGTGGCTTCTCGGTGGTTGCCGATGAAGTGCGCCAGTTGGCGCGCCGGTCGGCGGAATCTGCCGATCAAATTGGCGAAATGATTGGTGGCTTCGTGGCGGAAACCAAAGCTTCGGTTGAACGGATGAATCATTCGCGGCGAAGCTCCGAAGAAACGGTTGAGCGGATTAACCACGCCACATCCGCCCTGAACACGATTGTCGGTTCGATCGCCCAGATTCATGATCAGGTGACCCAGATTGCCACTGCAGCAGAGCAGCAAAGCCAGGTTGCGGAAGAAGTGAATCAGAACGTGGTGCGCATTGTTGATGCGGCACAGCGAAGCGATACCGGCGTGACTCAGACCAACGAAGCCAGTCACGAATTGGCGCGCCTGGGTGAGAGCCTGCGCGAGCTGGTAGCCCAGTTTAAAGTGTAA
- a CDS encoding TRAP transporter substrate-binding protein, protein MFMRNTFLAALAAVAVLASPFAAADKTYTIRLAETWGPNSGLLGDTPRNMAAMAEKMSNGRLKFRIDSSNKHKAPFGIFDMVRNGQYDMGHTASYYYKGTIPNAMYFTTTPFGMIAPEMYAWFYHDDGMELMQKVYEPFGLLSFPGGNTSNQMGGWFRKEINSLDDLKGLKIRTPGFAGEVMSELGVAVTNLPPGELYTSLERGTIDAVEWVGPALDLRMGFHQIADYYYSGWQEPNAEVQFLINKKTWNKLPEDLQEVLRVAMRTAAYDMYIQSTHESGAAWASMKEEYPNVTHKVFPPEVIEALRETTNRLLNEFAAKDELANEIITSQREYLKQVRPWTNISDKAYLNSVADQ, encoded by the coding sequence ATGTTTATGCGCAATACCTTTCTGGCAGCCCTCGCTGCGGTTGCTGTTCTCGCCAGCCCTTTTGCGGCAGCCGATAAAACTTACACCATTCGTCTGGCGGAAACCTGGGGGCCAAACTCCGGCTTGCTTGGCGATACGCCTCGTAATATGGCCGCCATGGCCGAGAAAATGTCCAATGGCCGACTGAAGTTTCGCATCGATTCTTCGAACAAGCACAAAGCGCCTTTTGGTATCTTCGATATGGTGCGTAACGGCCAGTACGATATGGGGCATACCGCCTCGTATTACTACAAAGGCACCATTCCGAACGCCATGTATTTCACCACCACACCGTTCGGCATGATTGCGCCGGAAATGTACGCCTGGTTTTACCATGACGACGGTATGGAACTGATGCAGAAGGTGTACGAGCCGTTCGGCTTGCTGTCCTTCCCGGGCGGCAACACCAGTAACCAGATGGGCGGCTGGTTTCGGAAAGAAATCAACTCACTGGACGACCTGAAAGGTCTGAAAATCCGGACGCCCGGGTTTGCCGGCGAGGTGATGTCCGAGCTGGGTGTCGCGGTTACCAACTTGCCTCCGGGAGAGCTGTATACCTCCCTTGAGCGCGGCACCATTGATGCGGTGGAATGGGTTGGCCCGGCACTGGACCTGAGAATGGGCTTCCACCAGATTGCCGACTACTACTACTCCGGCTGGCAGGAGCCGAATGCCGAAGTTCAGTTCCTGATCAATAAGAAAACCTGGAACAAACTGCCGGAAGACCTGCAGGAAGTATTGCGAGTGGCCATGCGTACCGCGGCCTACGACATGTATATTCAAAGCACCCATGAAAGTGGTGCTGCGTGGGCTAGCATGAAAGAAGAATACCCGAACGTGACCCATAAGGTGTTTCCGCCGGAGGTGATCGAGGCGCTTCGCGAGACCACCAACCGTTTGTTGAACGAGTTTGCAGCAAAAGACGAACTGGCAAACGAAATCATTACGTCCCAGCGCGAATACCTGAAGCAGGTTCGTCCCTGGACAAACATTTCGGACAAGGCGTATTTGAACAGCGTAGCTGACCAGTAA
- the potA gene encoding spermidine/putrescine ABC transporter ATP-binding protein PotA has protein sequence MKQTLLSLSKLSKQFDDRKVLDSLDLEIFDGEFITLLGPSGCGKTTLLRMMAGFEHPDEGTITLGGQDLTHTPPEARPLNTVFQNYALFPHMSVFDNVAYGLKMEKRPKPEIQQRVEEALAMVQLEEFAKRKPHQLSGGQQQRVAIARAVVKRPKMLLLDEPLSALDYKLRRTMQVELKRLQRELGITFVFVTHDQEEALSMSDRIVVLKDGLIQQLGTPREVYERPANLFTARFVGETNFFPGRVDALNEDGTVIVDVFGLKRRFRKPDFAVTEDQPLHVLLRPEDIRVLAPDDQDGVAGKVVERNYKGSTLDSVIHLADGTEVLASEFFDEDDPTFDYRLGEPVRVSWVDGWEWLLPEEPALVTEEDTVDG, from the coding sequence ATGAAACAGACACTGCTTTCTTTGAGTAAGCTTTCCAAGCAATTTGATGACCGCAAGGTCTTGGATTCGCTGGATCTTGAGATCTTTGATGGTGAGTTCATTACCTTGCTTGGCCCTTCCGGCTGTGGCAAAACCACGCTTCTGCGCATGATGGCCGGGTTTGAGCACCCGGATGAAGGCACCATCACGCTCGGTGGTCAGGACCTGACCCATACCCCTCCAGAAGCCCGTCCTCTGAATACCGTGTTCCAGAATTACGCGCTGTTTCCACACATGTCGGTGTTCGACAATGTGGCGTACGGCCTGAAAATGGAAAAACGTCCGAAGCCGGAAATCCAGCAACGGGTAGAAGAAGCCTTGGCCATGGTGCAGCTGGAGGAGTTTGCCAAGCGCAAACCGCACCAGCTTTCCGGTGGCCAGCAGCAGCGGGTTGCGATTGCCCGAGCGGTGGTCAAGCGTCCGAAAATGTTGTTGTTGGACGAACCTTTGTCCGCGCTGGATTACAAGCTGCGCCGCACCATGCAGGTGGAGCTGAAACGTTTGCAACGCGAGCTGGGCATTACGTTCGTATTCGTGACCCACGATCAGGAAGAAGCCTTGTCGATGTCTGACCGCATTGTGGTGCTGAAAGACGGTCTGATTCAGCAGTTGGGCACCCCGCGTGAAGTTTACGAACGCCCGGCAAATCTGTTTACGGCGCGTTTTGTGGGTGAAACCAACTTCTTCCCGGGCCGGGTGGATGCCCTCAACGAAGACGGCACCGTGATTGTGGATGTGTTCGGATTGAAACGACGATTCCGGAAGCCGGATTTTGCCGTGACCGAAGACCAGCCCTTGCATGTACTGCTGCGCCCGGAAGATATTCGCGTGCTGGCACCCGACGATCAGGATGGTGTGGCAGGCAAGGTTGTGGAACGTAACTACAAAGGCAGCACACTGGATTCAGTGATCCATCTGGCCGACGGCACCGAGGTGCTGGCATCGGAATTCTTCGACGAAGACGACCCGACGTTCGACTACCGTTTGGGCGAGCCGGTCCGGGTCAGCTGGGTGGACGGCTGGGAGTGGTTGCTGCCAGAGGAACCGGCGCTTGTCACCGAGGAAGACACCGTTGATGGCTAA
- the potB gene encoding spermidine/putrescine ABC transporter permease PotB: MANTLQQPFRTAVLVLVWGWLLFLVFTPNLLVVGASVMTRDPGNFIAFPINLDAYRQLLNPLYLDVFLHSLYMAAMTTLICLLIGYPFAWSLSKVARKHRLLLIFLLIVPFWTNSLVRTYALKLILATNGLLNNGLMVMGIIDEPMQMLYTEGAVIIGLVYLLLPFMILPLYTVFEDLREDFLRASHDLGAGRWSTFIHVIVPLTLPGVLAGVMLVLLPAMGLFFVPDVLGGSRNLLVGNVIKNQFLDARNWPFGAAASIMLTLAMAFLMFAHRLSKRRIGEDGV, translated from the coding sequence ATGGCTAACACATTGCAGCAACCATTCAGAACCGCCGTGCTGGTGCTGGTATGGGGTTGGTTGCTGTTCCTGGTGTTCACCCCCAATTTGTTGGTGGTTGGGGCCAGCGTAATGACTCGGGATCCGGGTAATTTTATTGCCTTCCCGATCAACCTGGACGCTTACCGCCAATTGTTGAACCCGCTGTATCTGGATGTGTTTTTGCACTCCCTGTACATGGCGGCCATGACCACATTGATCTGTTTGCTGATTGGCTACCCGTTCGCCTGGTCGTTGTCCAAGGTGGCCCGCAAGCATCGGTTACTGCTGATATTTCTATTGATTGTTCCGTTCTGGACCAACTCTTTGGTGCGTACCTACGCCCTGAAGTTGATTCTGGCGACCAACGGATTGCTGAATAACGGTCTGATGGTGATGGGTATTATCGATGAGCCCATGCAGATGTTGTACACCGAGGGCGCAGTCATCATTGGCTTGGTGTACTTGTTGTTGCCGTTCATGATTTTGCCGTTATACACGGTGTTTGAGGATCTGCGCGAAGACTTCCTGCGGGCTTCTCACGACTTGGGTGCGGGCCGTTGGTCGACGTTCATCCATGTCATTGTACCTTTGACTCTGCCGGGCGTTTTGGCCGGCGTCATGTTGGTGTTGCTGCCGGCTATGGGCTTGTTCTTCGTGCCAGACGTGTTGGGTGGCTCGCGCAACTTGCTGGTGGGCAACGTGATCAAAAACCAGTTTCTGGATGCCCGAAACTGGCCCTTTGGTGCCGCGGCTAGCATTATGTTGACCTTAGCCATGGCATTTTTAATGTTTGCCCACCGGTTAAGTAAACGGCGAATCGGGGAGGACGGTGTATGA